A part of Candida albicans SC5314 chromosome 2, complete sequence genomic DNA contains:
- the OPT5 gene encoding Opt5p (Oligopeptide transporter; fungal-specific (no human or murine homolog); induced by BSA, but not by tetrapeptide or pentapeptide) produces MSTEKPIPALPVTSITSHVDVAAHEVNLQAITSNPLSIGEVGTTLTNGQKDFILKRLHYDSLVSFDKLPPQATFIFEKIEHISIEEALAILEKAVVEHENDVNILDNDEELWTKLINYKQGKIPSDTDFSEKAHPSNFTAKDKLSAFIHEKRVSEETSSLDNSASENLNEPYYKIVDWELQVKLEAVLIAYWSPYPQVRGVTDPYDDPTIPVETVRVYIVAIIWTAIGAVINQFFSERQPSIGLGMSVVQVFLYPTGLICEWILPKWKFKVWKYTIDLNPGPYTFKEQMLATIFCGVSSGTSYVSSNILMQKSELFYDNKWVDFGYQVLLTLSTNFLGFGLSGIMRQFAVYPEKAIWPSILPNVRLNKTLMSPEVKARINGWSISGYNFFFITAGISFLYFWIPDYLFQALSQFNWMTWIKPDNYNLAVVTGSFGGLGLNPIPSFDMNVIGTGGFIAPFYNTLESYIGMVLALFCILGVFYSNYKWTGFLPINSNRLFTNEGKPYHVTAVVNSNSLFDEEKYKEVGPPFYSAGNLVLYGAFFAIYPFHFVYEIAMNYKQMWEALQSLYKGIRNFKRSTYEGFDDPHSVMMRAYPEVPEWAYLIILVISLVLAILCVKLYPAETPVWGIFFALAINFVFLIPLTTVQSRTMFGFGLNVLVELIVGYAIPGNGLALAFIKALGYNIDGQAQNFINDLKQGHYAKLPPRAMYRCQLLSVFITSFIQLGILNYQITGIKDYCVPGNKQKFTCPGTTTFYNASVLWGVIGPKKVFNGLYPILAWCFLIGFLLAFPCIAFKKWAPRKYSKYFEPSIIIGGFLGYAPYNLSYNTGGLYVGYAFMHYVKRKYEAWWQKYDYLLATGIDAGIAFSSIIIFFAVMYHEKDISWWGNNVPFEGWDASMTNGYLNATLQAPDGYFGPRVGHFP; encoded by the coding sequence ATGTCTACAGAGAAACCAATTCCTGCTCTTCCTGTTACTAGTATCACCAGTCATGTTGACGTGGCTGCTCATGAAGTGAACCTTCAGGCAATAACATCAAACCCTCTTTCTATTGGCGAAGTTGGTACTACATTGACAAATGGTCAAAAGGATTTCATCCTTAAAAGATTACATTATGATTCGTTGGtttcttttgataaattgcCACCTCAAGCAACATTTATATTTGAGAAAATTGAACATATTTCCATTGAAGAAGCTTTAGCTATATTGGAAAAGGCTGTTGTTGAACATGAAAACGATGTTAATATTTTAGATAACGATGAAGAGTTGTGGACAAAGTTGATCAACTATAAGCAAGGGAAAATCCCTTCAGATACTGACTTTTCTGAAAAAGCACATCCATCTAATTTCACTGCAAAAGACAAATTGTCGGCATTCATTCATGAGAAAAGGGTATCAGAAGAAACCTCATCATTAGACAACAGTGCCAGTGAGAATCTTAACGAACCTTATTATAAGATTGTCGATTGGGAATTGCAAGTCAAATTAGAAGCAGTGTTGATTGCTTATTGGTCACCATATCCCCAAGTTAGAGGTGTGACTGACCCTTATGATGATCCAACAATCCCTGTTGAAACTGTTAGAGTTTATATTGTCGCTATTATTTGGACTGCTATTGGTGCTGTTattaaccaatttttttctgaAAGACAACCTAGTATTGGACTTGGAATGTCGGTTGTTCAAGTGTTCCTTTATCCAACTGGTTTAATATGTGAATGGATTTTACCCAAATGGAAATTTAAAGTTTGGAAATACACTATTGATTTAAACCCTGGTCCATATACTTTTAAGGAACAGATGCTTGCTACTATTTTCTGTGGTGTTTCTTCTGGTACTTCGTATGTATCATCTAACATTTTGATGCAAAAATCAGAATTATTTTATGATAACAAATGGGTTGATTTCGGTTATCAAGTATTGTTAACATTGTCAACAAACTTTCTTGGGTTTGGGCTTTCTGGAATAATGAGACAGTTTGCTGTTTATCCAGAAAAGGCAATTTGGCCATCGATTTTACCTAATGTCAGattaaataaaactttAATGTCGCCTGAAGTGAAAGCAAGAATCAATGGGTGGAGTATTTCTGGttataatttctttttcatcactGCTggtatttcatttttatatttttggaTTCCTGATTATCTTTTCCAAGCGCTTTCTCAATTCAATTGGATGACATGGATTAAACCCGACAATTATAATCTTGCCGTTGTGACAGGTTCCTTTGGTGGTCTTGGATTGAACCCAATCCCAAGTTTTGATATGAATGTTATTGGTACTGGTGGATTCATTGCTCCATTTTATAATACATTGGAGAGTTATATTGGGATGGTACTTGCACTTTTTTGCATATTAGGTGTATTTTACTCGAATTACAAATGGACGGGATTTCTtccaatcaattcaaatcgTCTTTTTACAAATGAGGGGAAACCATATCATGTTACTGCGGTTGTGAATTCTAACTCCTtgtttgatgaagaaaaatacaAGGAGGTGGGACCACCATTCTATTCTGCTGGGAACTTGGTTCTATATGGGGCATTTTTTGCCATTTATCCGTTTCATTTTGTTTACGAAATTGCAATGAACTATAAGCAAATGTGGGAAGCACTTCAATCCTTATACAAGGGTATTAGAAATTTCAAGAGATCTACTTATGAAGGTTTTGATGATCCTCATAGTGTTATGATGAGAGCATATCCTGAAGTTCCTGAATGGGCATATCTTATCATTCTTGTTATTTCATTGGTATTGGCTATATTATGTGTCAAATTATATCCTGCTGAAACACCAGTTTGGGGGATTTTCTTTGCCTTGGCAATCAACTTTGTGTTTTTGATTCCATTAACAACTGTGCAATCAAGAACGATGTTTGGATTTGGTCTTAATGTGTTAgttgaattgattgttggGTATGCTATTCCAGGTAATGGATTGGCTTTAGCATTTATAAAAGCCTTGGGCTATAATATTGATGGACAAGCACagaatttcattaatgatttgaaacaagGTCATTACGCTAAACTTCCACCAAGAGCAATGTACAGATGTCAATTATTGTCTGTATTTATTActtcattcattcaattggGTATTCTTAATTACCAAATTACTGGGATTAAAGATTATTGTGTTCCTggtaataaacaaaaatttacaTGTCCTGGAACTACGACATTCTATAATGCTTCAGTTTTATGGGGGGTTATTGGACCCAAGAAAGTTTTCAATGGATTATATCCAATTTTAGCTTGGTGTTTCTTGATCGGGTTCTTGTTGGCTTTCCCATGTATTGCTTTCAAGAAATGGGCTCCTAGAAAATACtccaaatattttgaaccttcgattattattggtggATTTTTAGGTTATGCTCCTTATAATTTGTCGTACAATACTGGGGGTCTTTATGTTGGTTATGCATTTATGCATTATGTCAAAAGAAAGTATGAAGCTTGGTGGCAGAAGTATGATTATCTCTTAGCTACAGGGATTGATGCTGGTATTGCCTTTTCatcaatcattattttctttgctGTGATGTATCatgaaaaagatatttCCTGGTGGGGTAACAATGTTCCATTTGAAGGATGGGACGCTTCAATGACCAATGGATATTTGAATGCTACTTTACAGGCACCTGATGGTTATTTTGGTCCAAGAGTTGGACATTTCCCATGa
- the TEF1 gene encoding translation elongation factor EF-1 alpha (Translation elongation factor 1-alpha; at cell surface; binds human plasminogen; macrophage/pseudohyphal-induced; induced in RHE model of oral candidiasis, in clinical oral candidiasis isolates; possibly essential; Spider biofilm repressed): MGKEKTHVNVVVIGHVDSGKSTTTGHLIYKCGGIDKRTIEKFEKEAAELGKGSFKYAWVLDKLKAERERGITIDIALWKFETPKYHVTVIDAPGHRDFIKNMITGTSQADCAILIIAGGTGEFEAGISKDGQTREHALLAYTLGVKQLIVAVNKMDSVKWDKNRFEEIIKETSNFVKKVGYNPKTVPFVPISGWNGDNMIEPSTNCPWYKGWEKETKSGKVTGKTLLEAIDAIEPPTRPTDKPLRLPLQDVYKIGGIGTVPVGRVETGIIKAGMVVTFAPAGVTTEVKSVEMHHEQLAEGVPGDNVGFNVKNVSVKEIRRGNVCGDSKNDPPKGCDSFNAQVIVLNHPGQISAGYSPVLDCHTAHIACKFDTLVEKIDRRTGKKLEENPKFVKSGDAAIVKMVPTKPMCVEAFTDYPPLGRFAVRDMRQTVAVGVIKSVEKSDKAGKVTKAAQKAAKK, translated from the coding sequence ATGggtaaagaaaaaactcACGTTAacgttgttgttattggtCACGTCGATTCCGGTAAATCTACTACCACCGGTCACTTAATTTACAAGTGTGGTGGTATTGATAAAAGaaccattgaaaaatttgaaaaagaagcTGCTGAATTGGGTAAAGGTTCTTTCAAATACGCTTGGGTCTTGGACAAATTGAAGGctgaaagagaaagaggTATCACCATTGATATCGCTTTGTGGAAATTCGAAACTCCAAAATACCACGTTACCGTCATTGATGCTCCAGGTCACAGAGATTTCATCAAGAATATGATCACTGGTACTTCTCAAGCTGATTGTGctattttgattattgcTGGTGGTACTGGTGAATTCGAAGCCGGTATTTCTAAGGATGGTCAAACCAGAGAACACGCTTTGTTGGCTTACACTTTGGGTgtcaaacaattgattgttgcTGTCAACAAGATGGACTCTGTCAAATGGGACAAAAACagatttgaagaaatcatcAAGGAAACCTCCAACTTCGTCAAGAAGGTTGGTTACAACCCAAAGACTGTTCCATTCGTTCCAATCTCTGGTTGGAATGGTGACAACATGATTGAACCATCCACCAACTGTCCATGGTACAAGGGTTGGGAAAAGGAAACCAAATCCGGTAAAGTTACTGGTAAGACCTTGTTAGAAGCTATTGACGCTATTGAACCACCAACCAGACCAACCGACAAACCATTGAGATTGCCATTGCAAGATGTTTACAAGATCGGTGGTATTGGTACTGTGCCAGTCGGTAGAGTTGAAACTGGTATCATCAAAGCCGGTATGGTTGTTACTTTCGCCCCAGCTGGTGTTACCACTGAAGTCAAATCCGTTGAAATGCATCACGAACAATTGGCTGAAGGTGTTCCAGGTGACAATGTTGGTTTCAACGTTAAGAACGTTTCCgttaaagaaattagaaGAGGTAACGTTTGTGGTGACTCCAAGAACGATCCACCAAAGGGTTGTGACTCTTTCAATGCCCAAGTCATTGTTTTGAACCATCCAGGTCAAATCTCTGCTGGTTACTCTCCAGTCTTGGATTGTCACACTGCCCACATTGCTTGTAAATTCGACACTTTGGTTGAAAAGATTGACAGAAGAACTGGTAAGaaattggaagaaaatCCAAAATTCGTCAAATCCGGTGATGCTGCTATCGTCAAGATGGTCCCAACCAAACCAATGTGTGTTGAAGCTTTCACTGACTACCCACCATTAGGTAGATTCGCTGTCAGAGATATGAGACAAACCGTTGCTGTTGGTGTCATCAAATCTGTTGAAAAATCCGACAAAGCTGGTAAAGTTACCAAGGCTGCTCAAAAAGCTGCTAAGAAATAA
- a CDS encoding protein kinase activating protein (Ortholog(s) have protein complex scaffold, protein kinase activator activity): MSLKPFTGLLFCCTGLESTTRREVVEKIETLGGIHYSDLMTDVNYLIVGDRDTEKYRFCIKYRPDIIFIDADSIFTIHKHWINGEDENSDLLRIEKYRLAIFAQLNACFSRIEMSTSQIDHLVNTVKFRQRTNTSPEYFRPKNLFKLFVDNGGIAKESLSCHQNFIITADPRGTRYNKALEWNVPAIHPIWIVDSVLRGAALDWKDYILNNNPNDCYDRGCDVWPEVFDCQEKQKQKSQQQPKRLESTEPEVKRKITNNKTNADIWNSIMDHTKKQTKQLIHDKTWDDDEEEEDNDDDGDTQTKNEKNNQYKNITTIPKDGKQKPELNGKIHNLDLKLVSESKENSPNVSESQLFLGFNYYTVGFDSREFDLLSKAIENYSGEISNDPNDDSITHVVIPAKKGYQSMSVLKVLPADLKSRIANGFVKIVTEFFIERCMFYKKIILDRWGQPMKGLVPSKKSFKICTTGFTGIELLHIEKLIRSFNFEYCETLSEQRDLLILNVNLFKKSLMNSPKLFQYKCKDIINCPTGGSVSLMSSKHKVEAAKRWNIPVVSVAYLWEILELSTNKSHIIMPDITDLQWCVFAPSNYNKPKSLLEYVKNLDKASRESSFSPKSQENEALEEPTMDNSVRLPSPRRVNSKQKYGKLVGGKSPKSIKRKLLEAANSFADGQNDHSINPDVTIEEDSMSQIRYQDNESMINQERLLEKLDGSAVLVE; the protein is encoded by the coding sequence ATGTCATTGAAACCATTTACGGGGTTATTATTCTGTTGCACTGGGTTGGAATCAACCACACGACGAGAGGTGGTAGAGAAGATAGAGACCCTTGGGGGAATTCATTATTCAGATTTAATGACAGATGTCAATTATCTTATAGTGGGAGATAGAGACACTGAGAAATATCGATTTTGCATTAAATATAGACCTgacattatttttattgatgCTGATTCCATTTTCACAATTCATAAACATTGGATAAACGGTGAAGATGAGAACCTGGACTTACTACGAATAGAGAAATATAGGTTGGCAATATTTGCTCAATTGAATGCATGTTTCTCAAGAATAGAAATGTCAACCTCTCAAATTGATCATTTAGTCAACACAGTAAAATTTCGACAGCGTACTAATACTTCACCTGAGTATTTTCGCCcgaaaaatttattcaaattgtttgttgataatggtGGTATTGCCAAAGAATCTTTACTGTGTCATCagaattttattatcaCAGCTGATCCACGAGGAACACGATACAACAAGGCTCTTGAATGGAATGTACCCGCAATACATCCTATTTGGATTGTCGATAGTGTATTGAGAGGTGCTGCATTAGATTGGAAagattatattttaaacAACAATCCAAATGATTGCTATGATCGAGGGTGTGATGTTTGGCCCGAAGTTTTCGATTGTCAggagaaacaaaaacagaaatctcaacaacaacctaAAAGATTAGAGTCTACTGAACCAGAAGTAAAACGGAAAAtcaccaataataaaaccAATGCTGATATTTGGAACTCGATTATGGATCATACCAAGAAGCAAACAAAGCAATTGATTCACGACAAGACCTgggatgatgatgaggaggaggaagataatgatgatgatggtgatacccaaaccaaaaatgaaaagaataatcAATACAAGAATATTACTACAATTCCTAAAGATGGAAAGCAAAAACCAGAATTAAACGGTAAAATACATAATTTGGATCTTAAATTGGTGTCAGAAAGTAAAGAAAACTCACCAAATGTCCTGGAAAgtcaattatttttaggGTTCAACTATTATACGGTCGGTTTTGACTCTCGTGAGTTTGACTTGTTATCCAAAGCAATTGAAAACTACCTGGGAGAAATATCTAATGATCCAAATGACGATTCTATCACTCATGTGGTTATTCCTGCAAAAAAGGGGTATCAGTCAATGCTGGTTTTGAAAGTCTTACCTGCTGACCTTAAGCTGAGAATTGCAAATGGGTTTGTCAAAATTGTTACTGAGTTTTTCATTGAAAGATGTATGttttacaagaaaattaTATTAGATAGATGGGGACAGCCAATGAAGGGATTAGTGCCGTctaaaaaatcatttaaaatttgtACCACTGGGTTTACTGGCATTGAATTATTGCATATTGAAAAACTAATACGGTCGTTTAACTTTGAATATTGTGAAACATTGTCAGAACAGAGAGATCTACTAATTCTCAAcgtaaatttatttaaaaaaagcTTGATGAATTCGCCAAAGTTATTTCAATACAAATGTAAGGACATCATCAATTGTCCAACTGGTGGATCTGTGTCGTTGATGTCATCTAAACACAAAGTTGAAGCTGCAAAACGATGGAACATTCCTGTTGTTTCAGTGGCATATTTGTGGGAGATTTTAGAACTTTCAACTAATAAATCACATATTATTATGCCGGATATTACAGATTTGCAATGGTGTGTCTTTGCACCGAGCAACTATAATAAACCGAAATCATTATTGGAGTACGTGAAGAATTTGGATAAGGCTAGTAGAGAAAGTTCTTTTAGTCCCAAAAGTCAAGAAAATGAAGCATTGGAAGAACCCACAATGGATAATCTGGTGAGATTGCCATCACCACGAAGAGTTAATctgaaacaaaaatacGGTAAATTAGTGGGAGGCAAATCTcccaaatcaattaaacgGAAATTACTCGAAGCTGCAAATCTGTTTGCTGATGGACAGAATGATCATAGTATTAATCCAGATGTTACAATTGAAGAGGATCTGATGTCTCAAATAAGGTATCAAGACAACGAATCAATGATCAACCAAGAAAGATTATTAGAGAAATTGGATGGATCAGCTGTGCTTGTGGAA
- a CDS encoding uncharacterized protein (Protein of unknown function; Hap43-repressed; colony morphology-related gene regulation by Ssn6; Spider biofilm induced), with the protein MHLKPSDSPYYERTLKVKDAANPRAPGSVVLSKPSHLREDYQLKIAYRKYVTTRQIPFNSPRINFLFLHGNGMNKGIWHYQIDKLFTMYEVSFPDMHIDTVIAADHVNMGDSANVNRGKLGHVSDWNDFAKDYIMITKIHERDAFLHPNAFNVVVAHSMGGFIAMQMTAIEPNLFQSSILINPVCVTFPELRHHNLKVYQDWYHRDFVKFYFDNIPEGENWYHKIYEHYTNRSFYRKFHPVVLRNMLEDEIPEMYDRSKYYRTVELKHDGLEDYINYYNSEESITATKSSYEQIRVPTKILCGENDALATFIDSQKDQELSFAEIQVLEGKYHNMHAESPDLIMSLVNDFVVTCYKEHPKITDFEYYKKYGSDYKSILRKKKLHDLLGDNTNIPSKL; encoded by the coding sequence ATGCATTTGAAACCAAGCGATTCCCCATATTATGAACGTACTTTGAAAGTTAAGGACGCAGCCAATCCAAGAGCTCCCGGTTCAGTTGTATTATCTAAACCTAGTCATTTAAGAGaagattatcaattgaaaattgcaTATCGTAAATATGTCACTACAAGACAAATCCCTTTCAATTCACcaagaataaattttttatttttacatGGAAATGGGATGAATAAAGGTATTTGGCATTATCagattgataaattattcaCCATGTATGAAGTTAGTTTCCCAGATATGCACATTGATACTGTCATTGCTGCTGATCATGTTAACATGGGAGATTCAGCCAATGTCAATCGAGGTAAATTGGGACATGTATCTGATTGGAATGATTTTGCCAAGGATTATATCATGATTACAAAAATCCATGAAAGAGATGCATTTCTTCATCCTAATGCTTTTAATGTTGTGGTTGCACATTCAATGGGTGGATTCATTGCCATGCAAATGACTGCAATTGAACCAAACTTGTTTCAATCGTCAATATTAATCAACCCAGTATGTGTTACATTCCCTGAGTTACGACACCACAATTTGAAGGTCTATCAGGATTGGTATCATCGTGACTTTgtgaaattttattttgataatatcCCCGAAGGTGAAAATTGGTATCATAAGATCTATGAACATTACACTAATAGATCTTTCTATAGAAAATTTCATCCTGTTGTTTTGCGTAATATGCTAGAAGATGAAATTCCTGAAATGTACGATAGATCGAAATATTACCGAACTGTTGAATTGAAACACGACGGTTTGGAAGActatattaattattacaatTCCGAGGAGTCAATCACGGCCACGAAGTCTAGTTATGAACAAATTAGAGTTCCAACCAAAATATTATGTGGAGAAAATGATGCATTGGCAACTTTTATTGATTCACAAAAAGACCAAGAATTGAGTTTTGCTGAAATCCAAGTTCTTGAAGGGAAATATCATAATATGCACGCTGAAAGTCCAGATTTGATTATGAGTTTAgttaatgattttgttgtAACATGTTATAAAGAACATCCTAAAATCACTGATTTTGAATACTATAAAAAGTATGGAAGTGATTATAAACTGATTTTgaggaaaaagaagttgCATGATTTATTAGGAGACAATACGAATATTCCTAGCAAATTATAG
- a CDS encoding uncharacterized protein (Ortholog of C. dubliniensis CD36 : Cd36_22550, Candida tropicalis MYA-3404 : CTRG_01836 and Candida albicans WO-1 : CAWG_01505): MANSQNSLFSNRSSFKSIFDKKSNITTNATTPNSNIIIN, translated from the coding sequence ATGGCAAATTCTCAGAACTCCCTATTTTCAAATCGGTCATCATTCAAGTCGATCtttgataaaaaatcaaatatcaCAACCAATGCAACCACACCCAACTCAAACATCATAATTAACTGA
- a CDS encoding DNA-3-methyladenine glycosylase II (Ortholog(s) have DNA-3-methyladenine glycosylase activity, damaged DNA binding activity and role in DNA dealkylation involved in DNA repair, base-excision repair, AP site formation), producing MGAITRFKSITTKSVTSSTRKTAIVDSNLKLSQTSIENAKIIKKPKLSKPKPKLTKSSSDLEDLLTHITIPQDLSLPPKYIQDHTPEFIKGIQHILKIDPSLYPVIVHQNFKSFSSLIYTNVTMNENYNNSNDKENRIHTYWYSLIRSVIAQQVSGAAAKAIQTRFEGLFDGIPTPNKTLKFTPEELKSVGLSNMKVKYVQSISEAFNDPNNHLTRFEFYKQSKLDDILIELCKLKGIGIWSAKMFAMFTLEEMDVFAEDDLGIARGMARYLNKRPELLKQIKQECMNDEESQLLLKRKSKFANKTDSKRNWTPIHDAYVKYAAKRFSPYRSVFMMILWRLSSTNIDVLEKLDE from the coding sequence aTGGGTGCAATAACGcgatttaaatcaataaccACCAAATCTGTTACCAGTTCTACTAGAAAGACAGCTATAGTTGACTCAAATTTAAAGCTTTCACAAACATCAATAGAGAATGCAAAAATCATTAAGAAACCCAAATTATCCAAACCAAAACCTAAATTAACCAAATCATCACTGGATCTAGAAGATCTATTAACTCATATAACTATACCACAAGATCTTTCACTTCCACCCAAATACATTCAAGATCATACACCAGAATTTATCAAGGGGATTCAACATATACTTAAAATTGATCCAAGTTTATATCCAGTTATCGTGCATCAGAATTTTAAAAGTTTCAGCAGTTTAATTTACACCAATGTAACTATGAATGAGAATTACAATAACAGCAACGACAAGGAAAATCGAATTCATACTTACTGGTATTCACTAATTCGGTCAGTTATTGCTCAACAAGTGAGTGGTGCAGCTGCTAAAGCTATTCAAACAAGATTTGAAGGATTATTTGATGGAATACCAACTCCAAATAAAACATTGAAATTCACGCCCGAAGAATTAAAGAGTGTTGGATTATCAAATATGAAAGTCAAATATGTTCAGAGTATAAGTGAGGCATTTAATGACCCTAATAATCATTTGActagatttgaattttataaaCAGTCAAAATTAGACGAcattttaattgaattgtgTAAATTAAAAGGTATTGGTATATGGTCAGCAAAAATGTTTGCCATGTTTACATTAGAAGAAATGGATGTGTTTGCTGAAGATGATTTGGGAATAGCTCGAGGAATGGCTCGTTATTTAAATAAACGACCTGAATTgttgaaacaaattaaacaagAATGTAtgaatgatgaagaaagtcaattattattgaaacgGAAACTGAAATTTGCTAATAAGACTGATTCTAAAAGGAATTGGACGCCTATACATGATGCATATGTTAAATATGCTGCTAAGAGATTCCTGCCTTATCGTAGTGTATTCATGATGATTTTATGGAGATTAAGTTCTACAAATATTGATGTATTAGAAAAATTAGATGAATAG
- the PGA46 gene encoding Pga46p (Putative GPI-anchored protein; secreted; fluconazole-induced), with protein sequence MKILLIYSMTPKLVIWFTLFVLCLQMGDTFDISINNEEIDNPGLIIKSKFKKYLPELQENLEIPITEKQQSIKESFIPRRINYPHYGLRSRFRKDIAISETTTTTTQESETSIATNGDSFDSDNGENKSDSSDDESSNNEGNDKSDATFKSLSSSSPTVVHSRRSWIKDFLIFKEQKVSTMSSSSSSSSGSLRDKSKLKQENKQLQSRIKNYDDTVSDPRDLKRWVRLIADEGKNEFGKKHSSKNYIQKNEIELDIEEFIHYLVEEQGFNSSDLEFLRLKNLDYGLGEIEKELNKLKEAKGSPKVISIGGEDENSAPLLWIKISKPTVCLVIALTFLLLG encoded by the coding sequence ATGAAAATACTtctaatttattcaatgaCTCCAAAACTTGTTATATGGTTTACGTTATTTGTACTATGTTTGCAAATGGGTGATACATTTGatatatcaataaataatgaagaaattgataatccTGGCCTAATCATCAAAtctaaatttaaaaaatatttaccGGAACTACAAGAAAATCTAGAAATACCAATCACTGAAAAGCAACAAAGTATTAAAGAATCATTTATTCCTAGACGGATAAATTACCCTCATTATGGATTGAGATCACGATTTAGAAAAGATATTGCTATTCTGGAAACAACGACCACCACCACCCAAGAATCGGAAACATCAATTGCAACAAATGGTGATTCTTTCGATAGTGACAATGGAGAAAATAAAAGTGATTcaagtgatgatgaaagTAGCAACAACGAGGGTAATGATAAATCTGATGCTACATTCAAAtcactttcttcttcttctcctaCAGTAGTACATTCAAGACGATCTTGGATTAAAGATTTCTTAATTTTCAAAGAACAAAAAGTATCTACCATGTCATCTTCGTCTTCGTCATCTTCCGGGTCATTACGAGACAAATCCAAActcaaacaagaaaataaacaacTACAATCTCGGATCAAGAATTATGATGACACAGTCAGTGATCCTCGAGATTTAAAACGATGGGTAAGATTGATTGCTGATGAAGGTAAGAATGAATTTGGTAAAAAACATtcatcaaaaaattatattcaaaaaaatgaaattgaattagatattgaagaatttattcattatttaGTGGAAGAACAAGGATTTAATTCATCAGATTTAGAATTTTtgagattgaaaaatttggattatGGATTAGGTGAAAtcgaaaaagaattgaataaattaaaagaagCAAAAGGGTCACCTAAAGTTATTTCCATTGGCGGAGAAGATGAAAATTCAGCTCCATTGTTATGGATTAAGATTTCTAAACCTACTGTATGCTTAGTAATTGCTTTAACTTTTCTATTGCTAGgttaa